The Corynebacterium pseudopelargi genome contains a region encoding:
- the aroC gene encoding chorismate synthase, with amino-acid sequence MLRWTTAGESHGQALIAMVEHMPAGVPITREDISAQLARRRLGYGRGARMKFEADEVTLLGGVRHGSTMGSPIAIMIGNTEWPKWTTIMSADPIDLEDEDVAAAMASGRGARLMRPRPGHADFAGMLKYDLEEIRPVLERASARETAARVAAATVARNFLREVLGVEVFSHVVSIGNSDLHDPGEQAPVAPKASDIEAIDASPVRAFYADAEASMIAEIEKAKKQGDTLGGIIEVVVDGLPIGLGSHISGDDRLDAQLAAALMGIQAIKGVEIGDGFEEARRRGSQAHDEMVRDAEGLHRLSNRAGGLEGGMTNGEALRVRAAMKPISTVPRALKTVDMATGGAATGIHQRSDVCAVPAAGVVAEAMVALVLARAVLQKFGGDSLAETKRNVESYQQRIAERLSF; translated from the coding sequence ATGCTTCGATGGACAACTGCTGGAGAATCGCACGGTCAGGCATTGATTGCCATGGTGGAACACATGCCTGCTGGGGTGCCGATTACTCGCGAAGATATTAGTGCTCAACTCGCCCGGCGTCGCCTGGGCTACGGTCGCGGAGCACGCATGAAATTCGAAGCAGATGAGGTGACCCTGCTCGGCGGCGTGCGCCACGGATCAACCATGGGTAGCCCCATTGCCATCATGATCGGCAATACTGAGTGGCCGAAGTGGACCACGATTATGTCGGCCGACCCGATTGATCTTGAAGATGAAGACGTCGCCGCCGCGATGGCCTCTGGCCGTGGCGCGCGCTTGATGCGCCCGAGGCCTGGGCACGCTGATTTTGCCGGCATGCTCAAATACGACTTAGAAGAAATCCGCCCAGTGCTTGAGCGTGCCTCTGCCCGCGAGACGGCAGCCCGCGTGGCAGCCGCCACGGTTGCTCGAAACTTCCTGCGCGAAGTGCTCGGTGTTGAGGTCTTCTCCCATGTGGTCTCTATTGGCAACTCCGACTTGCATGATCCAGGTGAGCAAGCCCCAGTGGCGCCCAAGGCCAGCGATATTGAGGCCATCGATGCCTCGCCGGTGCGTGCCTTTTATGCAGATGCTGAAGCATCGATGATTGCCGAGATTGAAAAGGCCAAGAAGCAAGGCGATACCCTCGGCGGCATCATCGAGGTGGTAGTAGACGGGCTGCCCATTGGATTAGGTTCTCATATCTCAGGCGATGATCGCCTCGATGCACAATTGGCTGCCGCGCTGATGGGCATTCAGGCCATCAAGGGCGTAGAGATCGGCGATGGTTTTGAAGAAGCCCGCCGCCGCGGCTCGCAGGCACATGATGAGATGGTCCGCGATGCCGAAGGCCTGCACCGCTTGAGCAATCGTGCCGGTGGCTTAGAAGGTGGCATGACCAATGGGGAGGCCTTGAGGGTTCGTGCCGCCATGAAGCCGATCTCCACGGTGCCGCGTGCCTTGAAAACGGTCGATATGGCCACCGGTGGTGCCGCAACGGGTATTCACCAGCGTTCCGATGTGTGTGCAGTTCCTGCTGCCGGTGTGGTGGCCGAAGCGATGGTGGCTTTGGTGCTTGCCCGCGCAGTGCTGCAAAAATTTGGTGGGGACTCATTGGCTGAAACCAAGCGCAATGTGGAGTCCTATCAGCAGCGTATCGCTGAACGTTTGAGCTTCTAG
- a CDS encoding shikimate kinase, protein MNPNPGPSKSQITYPLVVLIGPPGAGKTTVGRRLARALSTTFVDSDELIEQQEGESCASIIQTRGEPAFRELEARKVAEALRSQGVVSLGGGAVETEKVRHMLQDHNVVWIDISLEEGLRRTNDPSRPLLQSDDRAATYAAMLQRREPLFKQASKVRVRTHNRSPQRVVADILDAFDDELSNEADPASSNHTLERSEQAHKGRESFPGQGFDQHQKPQHAHLPPST, encoded by the coding sequence ATGAACCCCAACCCTGGGCCGTCGAAAAGCCAAATAACCTACCCCCTCGTGGTGCTCATCGGGCCTCCGGGTGCCGGTAAAACTACGGTGGGGCGCAGGCTGGCTCGGGCTTTATCCACCACGTTTGTCGATAGTGATGAGTTGATCGAGCAGCAGGAAGGCGAAAGCTGTGCCTCGATCATTCAGACCCGCGGCGAGCCGGCGTTTCGTGAGTTAGAAGCACGCAAGGTAGCCGAAGCGCTGCGCTCTCAAGGTGTGGTCAGCCTTGGCGGGGGTGCGGTGGAAACGGAAAAAGTGCGCCACATGCTGCAAGACCACAACGTGGTCTGGATCGATATTTCCTTAGAAGAAGGCCTCAGACGCACCAATGACCCATCGCGGCCACTGCTGCAAAGCGATGATCGCGCCGCCACCTATGCCGCGATGCTGCAAAGACGCGAACCATTGTTCAAACAAGCCTCTAAGGTTCGGGTGCGGACCCATAATCGCAGCCCACAGCGGGTTGTGGCCGATATCCTCGATGCCTTTGATGATGAGCTCAGCAACGAAGCAGACCCAGCGAGCAGCAATCACACCCTTGAGCGCAGCGAACAAGCGCACAAGGGCCGCGAGAGCTTCCCAGGCCAAGGCTTTGACCAGCACCAAAAGCCACAGCACGCACACCTACCTCCATCCACCTAA
- the aroB gene encoding 3-dehydroquinate synthase has product MQQHIDVNGAAPYRVHIGQDLSEAVAACVKEQQAHKVAVLSQPSMHMAQQHLCATLEALGLETLAIEVPDAEAAKTLEVAGKCWDALGAAGFSRKDIVIGLGGGAVTDLAGFVAASWMRGVKVIQVPTTLLAMVDAAVGGKTGINTAAGKNLVGAFHEPTAVFIDMDYLATLPEEELISGSAEIIKTGFIADEEILRLYEQDPQACLRVDGHLPELIYRSVAVKAEVVGKDLKESSLREILNYGHTFGHAVELHQDFRWRHGNAVAVGMMFVAQLAFNRGLIDAPVVDRHKQIIASVGLPTSYEPGHFEQLYHAMTRDKKNRDGAIRFVGLRAVGETTRIEGPSVEELTQAYEAISG; this is encoded by the coding sequence ATGCAACAGCACATCGACGTCAACGGCGCCGCCCCCTACCGGGTGCATATTGGCCAAGATCTCAGCGAGGCCGTGGCTGCCTGCGTCAAAGAGCAGCAGGCACACAAAGTGGCGGTGCTCTCGCAGCCGAGCATGCACATGGCCCAGCAGCACCTGTGCGCAACGCTTGAGGCACTTGGGCTAGAAACGCTCGCCATCGAGGTGCCAGATGCAGAGGCCGCAAAGACCTTAGAGGTAGCAGGGAAGTGCTGGGATGCGCTCGGTGCTGCAGGTTTTAGCCGCAAAGACATCGTGATTGGCCTTGGCGGTGGGGCTGTGACCGACCTGGCAGGTTTTGTTGCCGCCTCCTGGATGCGTGGGGTGAAGGTGATTCAGGTGCCTACCACCTTGTTGGCCATGGTGGATGCCGCGGTGGGTGGCAAAACGGGCATTAATACCGCTGCCGGGAAAAACCTCGTTGGCGCATTCCACGAGCCCACTGCGGTGTTTATCGACATGGACTACCTGGCCACCTTGCCTGAAGAGGAGCTGATCTCCGGTTCGGCTGAGATTATTAAGACCGGTTTTATCGCCGATGAGGAAATTCTGCGGCTATATGAGCAAGACCCTCAAGCATGTTTGCGGGTAGATGGGCATTTGCCGGAATTGATTTATCGTTCGGTGGCGGTAAAAGCAGAGGTAGTGGGCAAGGACCTTAAGGAATCCAGCCTGCGAGAGATCTTGAACTACGGCCACACCTTTGGCCACGCCGTGGAACTGCACCAGGATTTCCGCTGGCGTCATGGCAATGCCGTGGCGGTAGGGATGATGTTCGTGGCCCAGCTTGCCTTTAACCGAGGGCTTATCGACGCCCCCGTGGTCGATCGCCACAAACAGATCATCGCCTCTGTTGGCTTACCCACCAGCTACGAGCCTGGCCACTTTGAACAGCTCTATCACGCCATGACGCGTGATAAGAAAAATCGCGATGGCGCCATTCGTTTTGTAGGCCTTCGCGCAGTAGGCGAAACCACCAGGATTGAAGGCCCAAGCGTAGAGGAATTAACCCAAGCCTATGAGGCTATCTCTGGCTAA
- the aroQ gene encoding type II 3-dehydroquinate dehydratase: MSKNIMVLNGPNLNRLGKRQPEVYGSTTLADVEADLAQLAKELGVEVQCHQSNHEGELIDWVHQAADAHMAVIINPGGFTHTSVALRDALAEVADDQGFIEVHISNVHAREPFRHHSYLSPIATGVIAGLGVEGYQLALRYLAQQR; encoded by the coding sequence ATGAGCAAGAACATTATGGTGCTCAATGGGCCCAATCTGAACCGTCTGGGCAAACGCCAACCTGAGGTATATGGCAGCACCACCCTGGCAGATGTTGAAGCTGACTTAGCCCAGCTTGCCAAAGAGCTCGGTGTGGAAGTGCAGTGCCATCAGTCCAACCACGAAGGTGAGTTGATTGATTGGGTGCACCAAGCCGCCGATGCGCACATGGCAGTGATCATTAACCCCGGTGGCTTCACCCATACCTCCGTGGCACTGCGAGATGCCCTGGCCGAAGTAGCAGATGATCAAGGCTTTATCGAGGTGCACATCTCTAATGTGCATGCCCGCGAGCCTTTCCGGCACCACAGCTACTTAAGCCCCATCGCCACCGGCGTGATTGCCGGGCTTGGAGTTGAGGGCTATCAGCTTGCACTTCGCTATCTTGCCCAGCAGCGCTAG